In Pelosinus sp. IPA-1, a single window of DNA contains:
- a CDS encoding YdbC family protein produces the protein MAEIKFEITEHIGVLSESAKGWTKELNLVSWNDKPPKYDLREWSPDHEKMGKGITLSKEEMAKLKELL, from the coding sequence ATGGCAGAAATTAAGTTTGAAATCACGGAACACATCGGAGTGTTATCGGAATCAGCTAAGGGCTGGACGAAGGAACTGAACCTTGTAAGTTGGAATGACAAACCACCCAAATATGATCTTCGGGAGTGGTCACCCGATCATGAAAAAATGGGGAAAGGCATTACCTTGTCCAAAGAAGAAATGGCGAAGTTGAAAGAACTATTGTAA
- a CDS encoding PTS sugar transporter subunit IIA, whose protein sequence is MIIHESLIALNLPSTNKVEIIEALARKARKLGRIRSVKGYMQAVFAREELFSTAIGYGIAIPHGKSSFVEVPFIAFARSQEEFLWDTRSEHRVSLIFLIGVPEEQASDLHLKILANISRGLMNDSYRERLLQATSVAEIVAIFGEMGL, encoded by the coding sequence ATGATCATTCATGAGTCACTTATCGCATTAAACTTACCGTCGACAAACAAGGTCGAAATCATTGAAGCCTTAGCCCGAAAGGCGAGGAAGCTTGGTCGAATTCGTAGTGTGAAAGGGTATATGCAGGCCGTGTTTGCCCGGGAAGAGTTATTTTCTACTGCTATTGGCTATGGTATCGCCATTCCTCATGGTAAAAGCAGCTTTGTAGAGGTTCCCTTTATTGCCTTTGCTAGAAGCCAAGAAGAATTTCTCTGGGATACTAGATCGGAGCATAGGGTTAGTCTTATCTTTCTGATTGGCGTACCAGAAGAGCAAGCTAGTGATCTACACTTAAAGATCCTAGCCAATATTAGTAGAGGGTTGATGAATGACTCTTATCGGGAAAGGCTGTTACAAGCTACAAGTGTAGCTGAAATAGTCGCAATATTCGGGGAAATGGGGTTGTAG
- a CDS encoding 4Fe-4S binding protein codes for MNDKCVKCGKCAKVCPYNAVFEGDTQYEINAEICVGIGPCAAMCPVGAIESEF; via the coding sequence ATTAATGACAAATGTGTCAAGTGTGGTAAATGTGCAAAGGTTTGCCCTTACAATGCGGTTTTTGAAGGAGATACCCAATATGAAATCAATGCCGAAATATGTGTAGGAATAGGGCCCTGTGCTGCAATGTGTCCAGTAGGAGCAATTGAATCAGAGTTTTAG
- the rsgA gene encoding ribosome small subunit-dependent GTPase A, translating into MSKIDMENIGLSQRFITESTLYSSFYIGRVISQYKDLYKVVTENGELTAEISGKFRFDAKTLSDYPAAGDFVMLDRNEDTGGNAIIHHVLTRKSAFIRKAAGTSNDEQVVASNIDTVFICMSLNNDYNLRRVERYLGIAWDSGAVPVLVLTKADLCDKLPQKLLELDTVACGVDVLVTSSLTANGCVSVQRYLGSGKTVAFIGSSGVGKSTLINTLIGKNALQTNDIRNDDRGRHTTTRRELIVIPSGGVVIDTPGMRELGIESADLTKAFADIDELSTKCKFHDCTHTSEPNCAVQKAINDGVLSTDRLANYLKLKKEAKYEGLNAKQIETEKITAMFAGMGGMKNAREFIKEKNKRRRGY; encoded by the coding sequence TTGAGTAAAATAGATATGGAAAATATAGGACTCAGCCAAAGATTTATTACTGAGTCTACTTTATATTCGAGTTTTTATATCGGGCGTGTTATTTCCCAATACAAAGACCTATACAAGGTGGTAACAGAGAATGGCGAATTAACAGCAGAAATTTCCGGAAAGTTCCGTTTCGATGCAAAAACTTTATCTGATTATCCGGCAGCGGGCGACTTCGTTATGCTTGACCGAAATGAGGATACCGGTGGAAATGCAATCATTCATCATGTTCTGACAAGGAAAAGTGCCTTTATTAGAAAGGCGGCGGGAACATCGAATGATGAACAGGTTGTAGCTTCAAACATTGACACGGTGTTTATCTGTATGTCGCTTAATAACGATTATAATCTTCGCAGAGTAGAACGTTATCTTGGAATTGCCTGGGATAGTGGGGCCGTTCCAGTTCTCGTGCTTACGAAAGCTGACTTATGCGATAAGCTTCCTCAAAAGTTGTTAGAACTTGATACTGTCGCCTGTGGGGTTGATGTGCTTGTTACTTCGAGTTTGACTGCGAATGGATGCGTATCTGTCCAAAGATATCTTGGTAGTGGTAAAACTGTCGCATTTATCGGTTCATCTGGCGTTGGTAAGTCGACCTTGATAAATACACTCATCGGTAAAAACGCTCTTCAAACCAACGATATAAGAAACGATGATAGAGGTAGGCATACTACGACCAGGCGAGAGCTAATTGTTATTCCGAGTGGCGGCGTTGTTATTGATACTCCAGGAATGAGGGAACTCGGGATCGAAAGCGCTGACCTTACAAAAGCCTTTGCCGATATTGATGAACTATCAACAAAGTGCAAATTTCATGATTGCACTCATACTAGTGAGCCAAACTGTGCAGTACAAAAAGCTATCAACGATGGCGTGCTGTCTACGGATCGGCTTGCCAATTATTTAAAGCTGAAAAAAGAAGCTAAGTATGAGGGTTTAAATGCAAAGCAGATTGAGACTGAAAAGATTACTGCTATGTTCGCGGGAATGGGCGGGATGAAAAATGCACGAGAGTTTATCAAAGAGAAAAATAAAAGAAGGCGAGGTTATTAG
- a CDS encoding class II D-tagatose-bisphosphate aldolase, non-catalytic subunit encodes MQKMNLREVIDKMFILEKTGFQTTLLGIGPMSKNLIIASLELAKEKDFPILFIASRNQVDAKELGGGYVCNWDQRGFQEDIAQIAKEVDFTGLYYLCRDHGGPWQRDNERSSHLPEAIAMELAKRSYIEDLVNHFDLLHIDPTKDPYIMGKSIDMEVVIQRTIQLIEYVEMERKWRNLPEIGYEVGTEETNGGLTSQESYEIFIQQLTKELLVKGLPIPVFIVGQTGTLTRLTENVGEFSYHSSKMLADTAKKYGVGLKEHNGDYLEDYIILDHPSLSITAMNVAPEFGYIETKAYLELVRLEEKEYDNGRLKDKSNLKAVMSREAANSGRWKKWLVGENIHLSVTDILEDAKLRDKVCEICGHYTYEHKDVKREITILYANMAVLGIDGNRYVLDKIKNSIDRYVQCFNLQGLTSKLLN; translated from the coding sequence ATGCAAAAAATGAATCTGCGAGAAGTCATTGATAAAATGTTTATATTAGAAAAGACAGGTTTCCAGACAACCTTACTTGGTATCGGACCCATGTCTAAGAATCTGATTATCGCTTCCTTAGAATTGGCGAAGGAAAAGGATTTTCCCATCCTATTTATCGCCAGCCGCAACCAAGTGGATGCCAAAGAGTTGGGTGGCGGTTATGTATGCAACTGGGATCAGCGAGGGTTTCAAGAGGATATTGCTCAGATTGCCAAAGAGGTTGATTTTACAGGTCTATATTATCTCTGCCGTGATCATGGAGGGCCTTGGCAGCGGGATAACGAGCGGAGTAGTCATTTACCCGAAGCCATTGCCATGGAATTGGCGAAACGGTCCTATATTGAAGATTTGGTCAATCACTTTGACTTATTGCACATTGATCCTACCAAAGATCCTTATATCATGGGAAAATCCATTGACATGGAAGTTGTCATTCAGAGGACCATCCAGCTGATTGAATATGTGGAAATGGAAAGAAAGTGGCGTAACTTACCGGAGATTGGTTATGAAGTGGGTACGGAAGAAACCAATGGAGGGCTAACCAGCCAAGAGAGTTATGAAATCTTCATTCAGCAGTTAACCAAGGAACTGCTAGTAAAAGGACTTCCCATACCCGTATTCATCGTGGGGCAGACAGGGACCTTAACCAGATTGACGGAAAATGTAGGTGAGTTTAGCTATCATAGCTCAAAAATGCTGGCGGATACGGCCAAGAAATATGGCGTTGGTTTGAAAGAGCATAACGGGGATTATTTAGAGGACTATATTATCCTTGATCATCCATCTTTAAGTATTACTGCCATGAACGTGGCCCCAGAGTTTGGCTATATTGAGACGAAAGCCTATTTAGAACTGGTTCGCTTAGAAGAAAAGGAATATGATAATGGCAGATTGAAGGACAAGTCTAACCTAAAGGCTGTTATGTCTCGAGAAGCCGCGAATAGTGGTCGGTGGAAAAAATGGCTGGTTGGCGAGAATATTCACCTGTCGGTAACAGACATTCTAGAGGATGCCAAGCTGAGAGATAAGGTATGTGAAATCTGTGGTCATTACACTTATGAGCATAAAGATGTGAAACGAGAAATAACAATACTATATGCGAACATGGCAGTTTTAGGAATTGATGGCAATCGTTACGTTTTAGATAAGATCAAAAACTCCATTGATCGCTATGTGCAATGTTTCAATTTGCAGGGTTTAACTAGCAAATTACTGAATTAG
- a CDS encoding N-acetyltransferase, giving the protein MEIIIRQETGADFDSVYKVVEAAFLNAAHTNHDEQNLVVRLRNSTVFVPELSLVAVVDGKIVGHIMFTKIVIKAGKETFTSLMLAPVSVLPEMQGKNIGEKLILAGHKIAQALGFTSVILVGHPGYYPRFGYIRASNFGITLPIEVPDEAFMAYQLTDNSLSKVEGVVEFPKEFLI; this is encoded by the coding sequence ATGGAGATTATAATCAGACAAGAAACCGGCGCAGATTTCGATAGTGTGTATAAAGTAGTTGAGGCAGCTTTTCTAAATGCAGCACATACAAACCATGATGAACAGAATTTAGTGGTAAGGCTTAGAAATAGTACAGTTTTTGTTCCAGAGTTATCTCTTGTAGCAGTAGTTGATGGTAAAATTGTCGGGCATATAATGTTTACAAAAATAGTAATCAAAGCTGGGAAAGAGACGTTTACTTCTCTTATGCTTGCTCCCGTTTCAGTTTTGCCAGAAATGCAGGGTAAAAATATTGGTGAGAAACTAATTTTAGCAGGGCATAAAATTGCGCAAGCATTAGGTTTTACATCGGTGATTTTGGTCGGACACCCAGGATATTACCCTCGCTTTGGCTACATCCGGGCAAGTAACTTTGGCATAACTTTACCAATTGAGGTTCCAGATGAGGCGTTTATGGCATATCAACTTACCGATAATTCATTATCTAAAGTTGAAGGTGTTGTGGAATTTCCTAAAGAGTTTCTTATTTAA
- a CDS encoding PTS fructose transporter subunit IIC translates to MSEVLMEEFKKVKNHLMTGVSYMIPSVVVGGICIAGALATGTPGAKGMEIHSALANHILNIGVAGFTLMIPILAGYIAYSLAGKPGVVPGMIGGYLANQPIADSPYKAGFLGALVMGLFAGYIVKWIKGWKVPSYLRPVMPIFVIPILSSLVVGLTYIYLLGQPIASVMGGITDGLKSISQQGAVVIAIITGLMIAFDMGGPVNKTACMFAFGLMAEGVYTVMGPIGIAICTPPLGMGLATLLARRKYSEEEIEAGKAALAMGMIGITEGAIPFAAADPLRVLPSIMTGSAVGAVIGALGRVGDHAPHGGPIVLPVVDNPVSYILGIVVGTVVTALLVNLLKVDIVKESEKRVKIAQ, encoded by the coding sequence ATGAGTGAAGTATTGATGGAAGAGTTTAAAAAAGTGAAAAACCATCTAATGACAGGAGTTTCCTATATGATTCCCTCCGTAGTAGTGGGGGGTATTTGTATTGCTGGCGCTTTGGCAACAGGGACACCGGGAGCCAAAGGGATGGAGATACATAGTGCTTTAGCCAATCATATCTTGAACATTGGTGTAGCAGGTTTTACATTAATGATTCCCATCTTAGCGGGTTATATTGCCTACAGTCTTGCAGGCAAGCCAGGGGTTGTTCCTGGCATGATTGGTGGGTATCTGGCAAACCAGCCCATTGCTGATAGTCCCTATAAAGCAGGTTTTCTCGGTGCCTTGGTTATGGGGCTGTTTGCCGGGTATATCGTAAAATGGATCAAAGGCTGGAAGGTTCCCAGTTACTTACGTCCTGTCATGCCTATCTTTGTCATTCCTATTTTGAGTTCCTTAGTTGTTGGTCTTACTTATATTTATTTACTGGGACAACCCATTGCCTCTGTGATGGGCGGGATTACGGATGGTTTAAAAAGTATCAGCCAGCAAGGGGCTGTGGTGATCGCCATTATTACTGGTCTGATGATTGCTTTTGATATGGGTGGACCTGTCAACAAAACCGCTTGCATGTTTGCCTTTGGACTGATGGCGGAAGGGGTATATACGGTTATGGGACCTATCGGCATTGCCATATGTACGCCTCCCTTAGGGATGGGGCTGGCGACTTTACTAGCAAGGCGAAAATACAGTGAGGAGGAAATTGAAGCAGGCAAAGCAGCCTTAGCCATGGGCATGATTGGCATCACGGAAGGCGCGATTCCCTTTGCGGCTGCGGATCCTTTGCGGGTATTACCTTCCATCATGACGGGATCTGCTGTTGGTGCGGTTATTGGAGCCTTAGGGCGGGTCGGGGATCATGCTCCTCATGGTGGGCCGATTGTATTGCCAGTGGTGGATAATCCTGTATCTTATATATTGGGGATTGTTGTTGGTACCGTCGTCACAGCGCTCCTAGTGAATTTATTAAAAGTAGACATTGTTAAGGAGTCAGAGAAACGGGTAAAGATTGCCCAGTAG
- a CDS encoding HAD family hydrolase — protein sequence MKKQPAVFFDRDGVLNVDKGPISKRAELIWMPGAIEAIKLLNDKGYYVFVVTNQSGIARGYFKEEDVYELHSLMEEEVENQDAVIHSFYFCPHHPEGIVEEFSTVCNCRKPLPGLIGQACQEWPVDLSASFLIGDMQRDLDAAKGAGIPGYLFSGGNLYDFVQDILEKS from the coding sequence GTGAAGAAACAGCCAGCCGTATTTTTTGATCGTGATGGGGTACTGAATGTCGACAAAGGGCCTATTTCGAAACGGGCAGAATTAATATGGATGCCTGGGGCGATAGAAGCTATCAAGCTGCTGAATGATAAGGGCTATTATGTCTTTGTCGTTACCAATCAAAGCGGTATTGCCAGAGGCTATTTTAAGGAAGAAGATGTGTATGAACTCCATAGCCTTATGGAAGAAGAAGTGGAAAACCAGGATGCTGTCATTCATTCTTTTTACTTTTGCCCTCATCATCCAGAAGGGATTGTAGAAGAGTTCTCTACAGTTTGCAATTGCCGTAAGCCTTTACCAGGACTCATTGGGCAAGCTTGCCAGGAATGGCCTGTTGATCTTAGTGCATCTTTTCTGATTGGTGATATGCAGCGGGATCTTGACGCAGCCAAGGGAGCTGGGATACCCGGCTATCTGTTTTCTGGTGGCAACTTGTATGATTTTGTGCAAGATATTTTGGAAAAGAGCTAG
- a CDS encoding heavy metal translocating P-type ATPase, with protein sequence MAKKESGCQSGCCSDEVIESVAAPSCGCCTEKTETVEQIAATSCGCCTNDESLPQAKNETDEGCNCCSSVEGGNMVTNNYAIEGLDCGDCAAKLEKGIKKIKGVVNVQVIFASAKMKVTYDGSLVDTDKITKAVSGFGYSATLAAAGSGVRKTVFIVSGLDCADCAATLEKRLLSLSGVHSAQINFATSKLIIEHTISEAEIIKTVEQAGYSAKREGKGNQSLDNKATWWTNRRTQTTVVSGIFLVAATVMEWFGVNDSVIVPLYIVTAIIGGYHTAKSGFYGLRSLTFDMNFLMTVAIIGASVIGEWAEGATVAFLFSFGNTLQTYTMDKTRQSIRALMELAPPEAIVLRDNEELRLPIEEIVVGDLCIVKPGERIPMDGIVREGISAVNQATITGESIPVEKTAGDTVYAGTVNEHGALEIEVTKIASDSTLAKIMHLVEEAQAQKAPSQQFIDVFSKYYTPIVLIVAVGIMVIPWLFFSQAFAPWFYKGLVLLVISCPCALVISTPVSIVSAIGNSSRNGVLIKGGAYLEEMGAIQSIAFDKTGTLTYGRPVVTEIMPADGITEDDFLATAASIEKLSEHPLAAAIVEKAKGLTLKPIANFTALVGLGAQADVDGKTVYIGNQRLFEELGLEQSQYEQAVIALQQEGKTVMLMGTKEGILGMIAVADTLRDNSANAISELRKAGIKHVAMLTGDNKNVAGSIAEKLNLDSFYSELLPEDKVTAVKKIISEYGSVAMVGDGVNDAPALAVANIGIAMGVAGSDTALETADIALMSDDLGKLAYLIKLSRKTVGIIKQNISFAILIKIVFVILTFAGYVNLWLAVFADMGSSILVTLNGMRLMRKLR encoded by the coding sequence ATGGCGAAGAAAGAAAGTGGTTGTCAGAGTGGGTGCTGCTCTGATGAAGTGATAGAATCCGTTGCAGCTCCTAGTTGCGGATGCTGTACGGAAAAGACGGAAACGGTTGAACAAATTGCAGCAACTAGTTGTGGTTGTTGTACTAATGATGAGAGCTTACCACAAGCAAAAAACGAGACTGATGAAGGTTGTAATTGTTGCTCCTCTGTAGAGGGCGGGAATATGGTAACGAACAATTATGCGATTGAGGGGCTCGACTGCGGAGATTGCGCTGCCAAACTGGAGAAGGGTATTAAGAAAATCAAGGGTGTAGTCAATGTCCAAGTGATTTTTGCATCTGCCAAAATGAAAGTTACCTATGATGGCAGTCTGGTGGATACAGATAAAATCACGAAAGCCGTTAGTGGGTTTGGCTATTCGGCAACACTTGCTGCGGCAGGATCAGGAGTTCGTAAGACGGTCTTTATCGTATCGGGTCTTGATTGCGCCGACTGTGCCGCAACCTTAGAAAAAAGACTTCTTTCACTGTCAGGGGTTCATTCTGCACAGATTAATTTTGCCACGAGCAAACTTATCATAGAACATACAATCAGTGAAGCAGAGATTATTAAGACCGTTGAGCAAGCAGGGTATAGTGCAAAGCGGGAAGGTAAGGGGAATCAATCCCTAGACAATAAGGCTACCTGGTGGACCAACAGGCGGACCCAAACAACGGTTGTATCTGGTATATTCCTTGTAGCAGCGACAGTGATGGAATGGTTTGGTGTCAATGATAGTGTAATTGTTCCTTTGTATATTGTGACAGCCATCATTGGTGGTTATCATACAGCGAAAAGTGGTTTTTATGGTCTCCGTTCGTTGACATTTGATATGAATTTTCTAATGACGGTAGCGATCATCGGTGCATCGGTGATTGGTGAATGGGCCGAAGGTGCTACAGTAGCCTTTCTGTTCTCCTTTGGTAATACGCTGCAAACCTATACCATGGATAAAACTCGTCAGTCCATTCGTGCTTTGATGGAACTGGCTCCACCGGAAGCGATCGTTCTTAGGGACAATGAAGAGCTAAGGTTACCCATTGAGGAGATTGTGGTCGGTGATCTTTGTATTGTAAAACCTGGTGAAAGAATCCCGATGGATGGTATTGTTCGAGAAGGGATTTCGGCAGTAAACCAAGCTACCATTACGGGGGAATCCATACCTGTTGAGAAAACGGCTGGCGACACCGTATATGCAGGTACTGTCAATGAGCATGGAGCGCTAGAAATTGAAGTTACGAAAATAGCCTCCGATTCTACCCTTGCCAAAATCATGCACTTGGTGGAAGAGGCACAGGCTCAGAAAGCTCCATCCCAGCAATTCATTGATGTTTTCTCCAAATATTACACGCCTATCGTTCTGATTGTTGCTGTCGGGATTATGGTGATTCCTTGGCTGTTCTTTAGTCAGGCATTTGCTCCCTGGTTTTATAAAGGGCTTGTTCTTCTCGTCATTTCTTGCCCTTGTGCTTTGGTTATTTCAACCCCTGTTTCTATCGTGTCCGCCATTGGGAATTCATCCAGAAACGGTGTATTGATTAAAGGGGGGGCCTATCTTGAGGAGATGGGTGCGATTCAGTCCATCGCTTTTGATAAGACGGGTACGTTAACCTATGGACGCCCGGTTGTCACTGAGATTATGCCAGCAGATGGCATTACCGAGGACGACTTCTTAGCTACCGCTGCCTCGATTGAAAAATTGTCGGAACATCCTTTAGCAGCCGCTATCGTAGAAAAGGCAAAAGGTCTTACCTTAAAGCCAATTGCGAATTTCACGGCATTAGTTGGTCTTGGCGCACAAGCGGATGTGGATGGAAAAACGGTGTATATTGGGAACCAGCGTTTGTTTGAAGAATTAGGTTTAGAACAATCCCAGTATGAACAAGCTGTCATAGCGCTTCAGCAAGAAGGTAAAACAGTGATGCTGATGGGAACCAAGGAAGGGATCCTAGGTATGATCGCTGTTGCCGATACGCTGCGGGATAATAGTGCCAATGCCATTAGCGAATTGCGCAAAGCGGGAATTAAACATGTTGCTATGCTGACAGGCGATAACAAGAATGTAGCTGGTTCTATCGCCGAAAAGTTAAATCTTGACTCCTTCTACAGTGAACTTCTGCCAGAAGATAAAGTAACGGCAGTCAAAAAGATCATTAGTGAGTATGGCAGTGTAGCCATGGTCGGTGATGGCGTCAACGACGCCCCTGCTTTAGCTGTAGCCAATATTGGGATTGCCATGGGGGTGGCAGGTTCGGATACTGCCCTTGAGACAGCCGATATTGCCCTCATGTCGGATGACCTTGGAAAACTTGCTTATCTTATCAAACTGAGCCGCAAGACAGTAGGGATTATTAAGCAAAACATTAGCTTTGCCATCTTAATCAAAATTGTCTTCGTCATCCTCACTTTTGCCGGGTATGTCAACCTATGGCTTGCCGTATTTGCCGATATGGGTTCTTCCATACTGGTAACCCTAAACGGCATGCGCCTGATGCGCAAACTCAGGTAA
- a CDS encoding cupin domain-containing protein: MKDFPEFMKNEKNHISSNQQNTKDIDGYFFEGEDGSQMAFWTCYSDKISKEHKHEFDEYMVCVCGQYTVTMNGQEFVLNAGDELFIPKGTVQGGKCIAGTRTIHAFGGKRIHKDKG; the protein is encoded by the coding sequence ATGAAAGATTTCCCAGAGTTTATGAAAAATGAGAAAAATCATATTAGTAGTAATCAACAAAATACAAAGGATATTGACGGGTATTTTTTTGAAGGTGAAGATGGTAGTCAAATGGCTTTCTGGACATGCTATTCTGATAAAATCTCTAAAGAACATAAACATGAATTTGATGAGTATATGGTTTGTGTTTGTGGACAATATACTGTTACTATGAATGGACAAGAATTTGTTCTAAATGCAGGTGATGAACTCTTTATTCCGAAAGGAACAGTACAAGGGGGAAAGTGTATTGCGGGAACGAGAACAATTCATGCTTTTGGAGGGAAACGAATTCATAAAGACAAAGGATGA
- the coaA gene encoding type I pantothenate kinase: MDKSINSPYMFFNRTEWENLRMATPLPLSEDDLIRIHGINEKISLDEISQVYLPISRLLNLYVLDTHKLYNVTNTFLGTLAKKVPYIIGIAGSVAVGKSTTGRIIQELLKSWPTKPRVDLVTTDSFLYPNSVLEDRGIMKKKGFPESYDVQQLMDFLRDVKSGCSDVKVPIYSHSFYDIIPNKFKGISTPDILIIEGLNVLQTPKVDYMISKSHLYISDFLDFSIYVHADSKNIKQWYIERFQILRRTAFQDKTSYFHRYAQMSEKETELLAEKIWDEINGVNLEENIHPTMRRARLIIKKGDEHSVQKICLRKL; the protein is encoded by the coding sequence ATGGATAAATCAATTAATTCTCCTTATATGTTTTTTAACCGCACGGAATGGGAAAATTTACGAATGGCTACGCCGCTCCCATTATCCGAAGATGATTTAATTCGAATTCATGGAATTAATGAGAAAATTTCTCTAGACGAAATATCACAAGTTTATCTTCCAATATCTAGACTTTTAAATTTATATGTATTAGATACACATAAGCTTTATAATGTAACTAATACATTTCTTGGTACTTTAGCAAAAAAAGTTCCGTACATCATTGGTATTGCTGGTAGTGTTGCTGTTGGGAAAAGTACAACGGGGCGTATAATTCAAGAGTTATTGAAAAGTTGGCCAACCAAGCCAAGAGTTGATTTAGTTACAACAGATAGTTTTTTATATCCTAACTCAGTATTGGAAGACCGAGGTATTATGAAGAAAAAAGGGTTTCCAGAAAGTTATGATGTTCAGCAATTAATGGATTTTTTAAGAGATGTCAAATCAGGTTGCTCAGATGTTAAAGTTCCGATATATTCTCATTCATTTTATGACATTATTCCTAACAAATTTAAAGGCATAAGTACTCCAGACATCTTAATTATTGAAGGACTAAACGTTTTACAGACACCCAAGGTAGATTATATGATTTCTAAATCCCATTTATATATTTCTGATTTTCTTGATTTTTCCATTTACGTTCATGCAGATTCAAAAAATATTAAGCAATGGTATATTGAACGATTTCAGATATTGCGTCGTACTGCCTTTCAAGATAAAACTTCATATTTTCATCGTTATGCTCAGATGTCAGAGAAAGAGACAGAATTATTGGCAGAAAAAATATGGGATGAAATAAATGGAGTTAATTTAGAGGAAAATATTCATCCGACGATGCGACGTGCGCGTTTGATTATTAAGAAGGGGGATGAGCATTCCGTTCAAAAAATATGTTTGCGAAAGTTATAA
- a CDS encoding metalloregulator ArsR/SmtB family transcription factor, protein MSDANCTMDTCEQLCEHPQVICLAKKDAIPDTEAQQVAESFKLLGDTTRVKMLHALSKRELCVCDLAAVVEMGQSAVSHQLRLLRSARLVKYRKEGKMAWYSLDDGHIGLLLSQCIEHIKHR, encoded by the coding sequence ATGTCTGATGCTAATTGTACGATGGATACGTGTGAACAACTATGTGAACATCCGCAAGTAATATGCTTAGCAAAGAAGGATGCAATTCCAGATACAGAAGCTCAGCAGGTCGCTGAATCTTTTAAATTACTAGGAGATACAACGAGAGTGAAGATGCTGCATGCATTGTCCAAAAGAGAACTTTGTGTCTGCGACTTAGCGGCGGTTGTTGAAATGGGGCAGTCTGCTGTTTCTCATCAACTGCGTTTATTAAGAAGTGCCCGTCTAGTAAAGTATCGTAAAGAGGGCAAGATGGCTTGGTATTCCCTGGATGATGGGCATATTGGCCTATTACTCTCTCAATGTATTGAACATATTAAGCATAGATAG
- a CDS encoding helix-turn-helix transcriptional regulator, which translates to MSEIGKTIDKLRLEAGYESLGQLYKASGVTIATLSRIINNIQKPGPATLKKLAPCLGVSHEFLLNIAGHIESNSQFTQPQEEKIPKDLINFLEQSEVLFDGILLTKEDKAKIKAALEIIFWDAKQEKKREKS; encoded by the coding sequence ATGTCTGAAATTGGAAAAACAATTGACAAACTTCGCTTAGAAGCTGGATATGAAAGTTTAGGACAACTATACAAAGCCTCAGGCGTGACTATTGCCACTCTATCTAGAATAATTAATAACATTCAAAAACCAGGACCAGCGACATTGAAGAAGCTTGCCCCCTGTCTCGGTGTCTCACATGAATTTCTCTTAAATATAGCTGGACATATAGAATCCAATTCCCAGTTCACTCAACCACAAGAAGAAAAAATACCTAAAGATTTAATTAACTTCCTTGAACAATCTGAAGTCCTATTTGATGGTATACTGCTGACTAAAGAAGATAAAGCAAAAATCAAAGCAGCACTCGAAATTATCTTTTGGGATGCGAAGCAAGAAAAGAAGCGGGAAAAATCGTAA
- a CDS encoding PTS fructose transporter subunit IIB, whose amino-acid sequence MKIIAVCACPTGIAHTYMAQAALEKAAKARGHEIKIETQGAMGIENELSAREIGDAAVVIFAVGVNVEGEERFAGKPYITVEVGKAIENPFGVIEKAESKGAVL is encoded by the coding sequence TTGAAAATCATTGCTGTATGTGCGTGTCCGACGGGGATTGCTCATACCTATATGGCCCAGGCTGCTTTGGAGAAAGCGGCAAAGGCAAGGGGACATGAGATCAAGATTGAAACCCAAGGAGCCATGGGGATTGAGAATGAGCTATCGGCTAGGGAGATTGGGGATGCTGCTGTTGTCATCTTTGCTGTGGGCGTCAATGTGGAGGGGGAAGAACGGTTTGCTGGGAAACCATATATCACGGTGGAAGTGGGCAAAGCCATTGAGAATCCATTTGGTGTCATTGAAAAGGCAGAAAGTAAGGGGGCAGTGTTATGA